The following proteins come from a genomic window of Scomber japonicus isolate fScoJap1 chromosome 4, fScoJap1.pri, whole genome shotgun sequence:
- the LOC128357572 gene encoding coiled-coil domain-containing protein 30-like, whose amino-acid sequence MIMEHDEVLTELDRISTRLQEDGLPPASSPDERQRHLWRQLLKSEAKFQSATQELHTVRTQQANEMKEVESYVAHIRGLLQQRECLTAGYERDNEQLRQELHQIRQQQESQSKELAEMLAQEDLGEMGLSTPSEQVAYLLVERATLLERLEAAERRLDSHSLSDNLREVHLQAHSEEISHERSERQRLERDLEEASSRLEMAHQEIRRLNNELDVAKNNNLDPSDMLKLQRAKEQNDRLDTENRALRERVRFIESEKNNLLDQLARNDIDKDVAAKEDRKDKNISSDPQNDLSATEKDLIHKRCQAAMEDRLVQLRELERQLLRLRKEQEELEERNEELESLLGETQNASKEERHRHEGELEGLHRRIKSLEGELKKQDTQEKLLKNGEEVKTTESYLQLHLRDSSQERLALLEARLTEEKEWRKQLEVDLSAAQAALKKDKEALQIGERELKKLRLEVNSIQTECQQGKTLIKSLNQVKGEKATLEEKVAQMERAHRRLQSEVEHYKDSNRTQEDLRENQLQVDHLQDQADRLTVELSSLQTAHNTLRDEMVSERLQTAELQAKLSSSLQEKLVVEGERERLRLEIQRLKGQLQWPQEQLSSTKEALRNRKSDLLTTHTESRLSPVEMTKDECMDQLSCLKRELNHLQTKLGEERQLASQHQLALQAQINEGQARIKSQDLVMSQKAEEAKQMKQDLQRLQSLFTSAERELRYEKEKNMDMKRHNTLLDQEKLKLCAELNQVQTKLVQLEQSVHIQTADCEHQQQRIRELELELARNSTNRSTTTSLQEDLQAERARLIAADKKVLELQQQLKNAQHQLRMEEARAGESNRLERDSRDLSDTLSALRAQQQEEHITRKLLEQREEELQQQVRSLRLKEGSLTRTNAELSHRAQQLDTRLSILEAELNKTREEARDSQTSSHRLKEDLAASQQEYDRLQAELQQILFQLDTHVRKYNEKQSQHKTKMRQVKQAFHKATTQRDSTIQKLENDLMLASSLTNKEKERVHKVVEENEKLLDEKRVLLLKISEAEEMGSNGMRAASTAQHRLKVLEVENRQLQDRTLKLSNQVSSLERTLRNIQSFYSLENAKKVLPSESLCDGILHTSTLSLTSGSCDPLDILDAICRVKVADRAVVDSTRASVSTHQPSEQGYLNLTSPFVPPDIKGTEGNANNSDEV is encoded by the exons ATGATCATGGAACATGATGAG GTGCTGACGGAGCTCGACCGGATTTCTACGCGGCTTCAGGAAGATGGTTTGCCTCCAGCTTCCAGTCCTGATGAGCGGCAGCGTCACCTGTGGCGGCAGCTGCTCAAGAGTGAGGCAAAGTTTCAGTCCGCCACCCAGGAGCTGCACACTGTACGTACCCAGCAGGCCAATGAGATGAAGGAG GTGGAGAGCTATGTTGCACATATTCGTGGGCTGCTGCAACAGCGTGAGTGTCTCACTGCAGGCTATGAGAGAGACAATGAACAACTGCGACAAGAGCTTCACCAGATCAGACAACAGCAAG AGAGCCAGAGCAAAGAGCTGGCAGAGATGTTGGCCCAGGAGGACCTTGGGGAAATGGGCTTGAGCACCCCCAGTGAACAGGTGGCTTACTTGCTGGTGGAGAGGGCCACACTGCTGGAAAGGCTGGAAGCTGCTGAGAGGAGGCTGGACAGTCACAGCCTCTCTGACAACTTGAGGGAGGTCCACCTCCAG GCCCACAGTGAAGAGATATCCCATGAGCGAAGTGAGCGCCAGAGGTTGGAGCGGGACTTGGAAGAGGCGTCTAGTAGGCTGGAGATGGCTCATCAGGAAATCCGAAGACTCAACAATGAGCTGGATGTTGCTAAAAATAACAACCTAGACCCAAGTG ATATGTTGAAGCTGCAGAGAGCCAAAGAGCAAAATGACAGACTGGATACAGAGAACAGAGCTCTGAGGGAGAGAGTGCGCTTTATAGAGTCTGAGAAGAACAATCTCCTTGACCAg TTGGCAAGGAATGATATAGACAAAGATGTTGCTGCCAAAGAGGATCGAAAGGACAAGAATATTAGCAGTGATCCACAAAACGATCTGTCAGCTACAGAAAAGGATCTCATTCACAAACG GTGTCAAGCAGCCATGGAAGACAGGCTTGTACAGCTGAGGGAGCTGGAACGGCAACTCCTGAGGCTACGCAAGGAACAGGAGGAGCTTGAAGAGAGGAACGAGGAGCTGGAGTCCCTGCTGGGGGAGACTCAGAATGCCAGCAAGGAGGAGAGACATCGCCATGAGGGAGAACTGGAGGGTCTACACAGGAGG ATCAAAAGCCTGGAGGGAGAGCTTAAGAAGCAGGATACCCAGGAAAAACTATTAAAGAACGGGGAAGAGGTCAAAACCACTGAGTCCTACTTACAGCTG CACCTAAGGGACAGCAGCCAGGAGAGACTAGCTCTGCTAGAAGCTCGTCTGACTGAGGAGAAGGAGTGGAGGAAACAGCTGGAGGTGGACCTCAGTGCTGCCCAGGCTGCACTTAAAAAAGACAAGGAG GCTTTGCAGATAGGTGAGCGAGAGCTGAAGAAGCTGAGACTTGAGGTCAACAGCATTCAGACAGAGTGCCAACAAGGGAAAACACTCATCAAGAGCCTCAACCAAGTTAAGGGGGAAAAAGCCACTCTGGAGGAaaag GTAGCCCAGATGGAGCGCGCCCACCGCCGACTTCAGAGTGAGGTAGAGCACTACAAGGACAGTAACCGGACCCAGGAGGACCTGCGGGAAAACCAGTTGCAGGTTGACCATCTGCAGGACCAGGCTGATCGGCTCACCGTGGAACTCAGCAGCCTCCAGACGGCACACAACACACTTAG GGATGAAATGGTTTCTGAGCGGCTGCAGACTGCTGAGCTCCAGGCCAAACTGAGCAGCAGTCTCCAGGAGAAGCTAGTGGttgagggggaaagagagagacttcGGCTCGAGATACAACGACTCAAGGGGCAACTCCAGTGGCCTCAAGAGCAGCTCTCCTCGACAAAGGAAGCACTTAGAAACCGAAAGTCGGACTTGCTCACAACTCACACAGAGTCTAGGCTTAGTCCAGTGGAGATGACTAAGGATGAGTGCATGGATCAG CTTTCATGTCTGAAGCGGGAGCTGAATCATCTGCAGACCAAGCTGGGAGAGGAGCGGCAGCTGGCCTCTCAGCACCAACTGGCTTTGCAGGCTCAGATCAATGAAGGCCAGGCACGAATCAAG TCTCAGGACTTAGTGATGAGCCAGAAGGCAGAGGAGGCTAAACAGATGAAGCAGGACCTGCAGAGGTTGCAGAGCCTGTTCActtcagcagagagagagctgcgCTATGAGAAGGAGAAGAACATGGACATGAAGAGACACAACACCCTGCTGGACCAGGAAAAACTCAAA CTTTGTGCAGAGCTGAATCAGGTTCAGACCAAACTGGTCCAGTTGGAGCAGAGCGTCCACATTCAAACAGCTGATTGTGAACATCAGCAGCAAAGAATCAGGGAACTGGAGCTGGAACTGGCACGCAACTCCACAAACCGCAGCACCACCACCAGTCTGCAGGAGGATCTACAGGCTGAGAGGGCGCGGCTCATTGCTGCTGACAAGAAG GTGTTGGAGCTGCAACAGCAGCTTAAGAATGCCCAGCACCAGCTGCGCATGGAGGAGGCTCGGGCTGGCGAGAGCAACCGCCTGGAGAGGGACAGCAGGGATCTGTCTGACACCCTGTCAGCCCTGAGAgcccagcagcaggaggagcacaTCACCAG GAAGCTGTTAGAGCAGCGTGAagaagagctgcagcagcaggtgcGCTCCCTGAGGCTGAAGGAGGGGTCCCTGACCAGGACAAATGCAGAGCTCAGTCACCGTGCCCAGCAGCTGGACACCCGTCTATCCATCCTGGAGGCTGAGCTTAACAAGACCAGAGAGGAG GCGAGAGACAGCCAGACGTCAAGCCACAGACTGAAGGAGGACCTGGCAGCCAGTCAGCAGGAATATGACAGACTGCaggctgagctgcagcagaTTCTCTTCCAACTGGACACACACGTCAG GAAGTACAATGAAAAGCAGAGTCAGCACAAGACCAAGATGCGTCAGGTTAAGCAGGCCTTTCATAAAGCCACTACACAAAGGGACAGCACCATTCAGAAGCTGGAGAATGACCTGATGCTGGCCTCCAGCCTCACAAACAAG gagaaggagagggtCCATAAAGTGGTGGAGGAAAATGAGAAGCTGTTGGATGAGAAAAGGGTGCTGTTGCTGAAGATAAGTGAGGCAGAGGAAATGGGCAGCAATGGTATGAGGGCCGCATCCACAGCTCAACACAG GCTCAAGGTTTTAGAAGTGGAAAACAGACAACTACAGGATCGAACGCTGAAGCTGTCCAATCAAGTCAGTTCCTTAGAGCGCACCCTGAGGAACATCCAGTCGTTCTACAGTCTGGAG AATGCCAAGAAAGTGCTCCCCTCTGAAAGCCTCTGTGACGGCATCCTGCATACATCCACGCTAAG TCTGACATCAGGTTCGTGTGACCCATTGGACATCCTGGACGCAATCTGCCGTGTGAAGGTTGCTGATCGTGCAGTGGTGGACAGCACTCGAGCATCTGTGTCCACACACCAGCCATCAGAGCAGGGCTACCTGAATCTCACCTCCCCATTTGTTCCTCCAGACATCAAAGGCACAGAAGGGAACGCCAATAACAGTGATGAGGTATGA